A part of Saccharomonospora amisosensis genomic DNA contains:
- a CDS encoding zinc-dependent alcohol dehydrogenase — MRAVTWQGKRDVRVQDVADPRLLEPTDAVIRVTSSGICGSDLHLYEVLGSFMEQGDILGHEPMGVVEEVGSAVEGITSGDRVVVPFNIACGHCFYCDQGLFSQCETTQVREYGKGGSLFGYTKLYGHVPGGQAERLRVPQAQFGPIKVPSGPPDERFLYLSDVVPTAWQAVEYAGIPQGGSVTVLGLGPIGQMSARIAKHRGAGKVIGVDLVDERLALARRYGVDAMDLRQHKHIADAIRDRTDGRGTDSVIDAVGMEAHGAPMAGMAQQLVSLLPSAVAAKLTERAGVDRLSALYLAIDVVRRGGTISLSGVYGGMIDPMPLMNLFDKQVQLRMGQANVRAWVDDIMPLLTGDGDPLGVEDLATHLLPLEEAPHAYEMFQKKQDGAVKVVLKP; from the coding sequence ATGCGAGCCGTGACTTGGCAGGGCAAGCGCGACGTCCGCGTGCAGGACGTCGCGGACCCACGCCTGCTGGAGCCGACCGATGCGGTGATCCGGGTGACCTCCAGCGGAATCTGTGGCTCCGACCTGCACCTGTACGAGGTGCTGGGCAGCTTCATGGAGCAGGGCGACATCCTCGGTCACGAGCCGATGGGGGTGGTGGAGGAAGTCGGCTCCGCCGTGGAAGGAATCACCAGCGGAGATCGGGTCGTCGTGCCGTTCAACATCGCATGCGGCCACTGCTTCTACTGCGACCAGGGGCTGTTCTCGCAATGCGAGACGACCCAGGTGCGCGAGTACGGCAAGGGCGGCTCGCTGTTCGGCTACACCAAGCTCTACGGCCACGTCCCCGGTGGGCAGGCCGAACGGCTGCGGGTGCCGCAAGCGCAGTTCGGTCCGATCAAGGTGCCTTCAGGGCCGCCGGACGAGCGGTTCCTCTATCTGTCCGATGTGGTTCCCACCGCATGGCAGGCGGTCGAGTACGCGGGGATTCCACAGGGTGGCAGCGTAACCGTGCTCGGGCTCGGCCCGATCGGCCAGATGTCGGCGCGCATCGCGAAACATCGGGGCGCGGGCAAGGTGATCGGCGTCGACCTGGTGGACGAGCGGCTCGCGCTGGCAAGGCGCTACGGCGTTGACGCGATGGACCTGCGCCAGCACAAGCACATCGCGGACGCCATCCGCGACCGCACCGACGGAAGGGGCACCGATTCGGTGATCGACGCGGTGGGGATGGAGGCCCACGGTGCGCCGATGGCGGGCATGGCGCAACAACTGGTCAGCCTGCTGCCGAGTGCGGTGGCGGCCAAGCTCACCGAGCGGGCAGGCGTCGACCGGTTGAGCGCGCTGTACCTGGCCATCGACGTTGTGCGGCGCGGCGGAACCATCTCACTGTCCGGTGTGTACGGTGGGATGATCGACCCGATGCCGCTGATGAACCTGTTCGACAAGCAGGTGCAGTTGCGCATGGGGCAGGCCAACGTCCGGGCGTGGGTGGACGACATCATGCCGCTGCTGACCGGTGACGGTGACCCGCTCGGCGTCGAGGACCTGGCCACCCACCTGCTGCCGCTGGAAGAGGCGCCGCACGCCTACGAGATGTTCCAGAAGAAGCAGGACGGTGCGGTGAAGGTCGTGCTCAAGCCGTAG
- a CDS encoding HesB/IscA family protein yields MLAMTDAAAEAISALTSQDGQQAAGLRFAVREENESGAQLALSIAPAPEDGDQVLGTDSGARVFLEPQAATFLDDKVLDVQQDEQGQLNFAVMQQEG; encoded by the coding sequence ATGCTCGCCATGACCGACGCTGCCGCCGAGGCGATCAGTGCACTGACGTCGCAGGACGGCCAGCAAGCGGCCGGGCTGCGGTTCGCGGTACGCGAGGAAAACGAGTCGGGCGCGCAGCTCGCGCTCTCCATCGCACCGGCGCCCGAAGACGGAGACCAGGTGCTGGGCACCGACAGCGGGGCCAGGGTTTTCCTGGAGCCGCAGGCGGCCACGTTCCTGGACGACAAGGTCCTCGATGTCCAGCAGGACGAGCAGGGCCAGCTCAACTTCGCAGTGATGCAACAGGAGGGCTGA
- a CDS encoding UdgX family uracil-DNA binding protein (This protein belongs to the uracil DNA glycosylase superfamily, members of which act in excision repair of DNA. However, it belongs more specifically to UdgX branch, whose founding member was found to bind uracil in DNA (where it does not belong), without cleaving it, appears to promote DNA repair by a pathway involving RecA, rather than base excision.) has protein sequence MSARSPGGLQGAQHYLPAGRNLAALRKAARGCQGCDLYRDATQAVFGAGPENARVMLVGEVPGDREDRAGEPFVGPAGGLLDRALEESGIDRGAVYVTNAVKHFRFTPAERGNRRIHKKPSRSQIVACKPWLLAELEVVGPEVVVCLGATAAQSLLGFDFRVSARRGELLELPGRPGGVSAALATVHPSAVLRAPDEERRRGYAELAADLRVVAKAI, from the coding sequence GTGAGCGCGCGCTCACCCGGTGGGTTACAGGGGGCGCAACACTACCTGCCCGCTGGAAGGAACCTGGCCGCGCTGCGGAAGGCCGCGCGCGGGTGTCAAGGCTGCGACCTGTACCGGGATGCCACGCAGGCGGTGTTCGGAGCTGGGCCGGAGAACGCGCGGGTGATGCTGGTCGGCGAGGTGCCCGGTGACCGGGAGGACCGCGCGGGCGAGCCGTTCGTCGGTCCCGCTGGTGGGCTGCTCGACCGTGCGCTGGAGGAGTCCGGTATCGACCGTGGCGCCGTGTACGTGACCAACGCCGTCAAGCACTTCCGCTTCACACCCGCCGAACGGGGCAACCGACGGATCCACAAGAAGCCGTCCAGGTCGCAGATCGTGGCATGCAAGCCGTGGCTGCTCGCCGAGCTGGAGGTGGTCGGGCCGGAGGTCGTCGTGTGCCTTGGCGCGACAGCGGCGCAGTCACTGCTCGGCTTCGACTTTCGAGTCAGCGCGCGGCGGGGGGAACTGCTCGAGCTGCCTGGCCGCCCTGGCGGTGTGAGTGCGGCGCTCGCCACGGTTCACCCCTCCGCTGTGCTGCGTGCTCCTGACGAGGAACGCAGGCGAGGGTACGCCGAGCTCGCCGCGGATCTGCGGGTGGTGGCGAAAGCGATCTGA
- a CDS encoding anti-sigma factor antagonist (This anti-anti-sigma factor, or anti-sigma factor antagonist, belongs to a family that includes characterized members SpoIIAA, RsbV, RsfA, and RsfB.) — MRSKDQEIMTTQPTAKTLPGSLDTHGMHIEAEQRSSDVVLVRVSGEVDLLSAPELRRWVREAISPDIGVVLELDGIGFLGSAGLSVLAELSEQADREGLRWAIVATKRVVLRPLEATGLVSQMSVHGSTEDAINALTRR, encoded by the coding sequence GTGCGTAGCAAAGATCAAGAAATCATGACCACTCAGCCGACCGCGAAGACCCTGCCCGGTTCACTTGACACACACGGCATGCATATCGAGGCCGAACAGCGGTCGAGTGACGTGGTACTGGTGCGGGTGTCGGGCGAGGTCGACCTGCTCTCCGCTCCAGAACTCCGCCGCTGGGTCCGGGAGGCGATCAGTCCCGACATCGGTGTCGTACTCGAACTCGACGGCATCGGATTCCTCGGCTCAGCGGGCCTTTCGGTACTGGCCGAACTCTCTGAGCAGGCCGACCGCGAAGGTCTGCGGTGGGCGATCGTCGCCACCAAGCGGGTGGTGTTGCGCCCGCTCGAAGCCACTGGACTGGTCAGCCAGATGTCGGTGCACGGCAGCACCGAGGACGCGATCAATGCGCTGACCCGCCGGTAG
- a CDS encoding YidH family protein, translating into MSDNAPAEQTEQAETEPDYRFTLANERTFLAWIRTSLGLVAGGVAVHQLVPGLAPAPVRNSLAGILIALAAVLSATSYPHWRRVQLAMRRGGPLPRSPLTILLAAGVLVISVFAAVLVITE; encoded by the coding sequence GTGAGCGACAACGCACCCGCCGAGCAAACCGAGCAGGCCGAGACCGAACCGGACTACCGATTCACACTCGCCAACGAGCGCACCTTCCTCGCCTGGATTCGCACGTCGCTCGGCCTGGTCGCGGGTGGGGTCGCGGTGCACCAACTGGTTCCCGGGCTCGCGCCGGCTCCCGTACGCAACTCGCTGGCGGGCATACTGATCGCGCTGGCCGCCGTACTGTCGGCGACCAGCTACCCGCACTGGCGCAGGGTTCAGCTCGCCATGCGGCGCGGCGGGCCGCTACCCCGCAGCCCGCTGACCATCCTGCTGGCCGCGGGCGTGCTCGTGATCAGCGTGTTCGCCGCCGTGCTGGTGATCACGGAATGA
- a CDS encoding DUF202 domain-containing protein, with translation MTDGLQPERTGLAWQRTALAAGAVTLILIHNASRSGWGAFTIPAAILGTAAALLAIGGTIRERAFERGDTTSPSRATLPALVALLITAAAVASFTTLLL, from the coding sequence ATGACCGACGGGCTGCAACCCGAACGCACCGGCCTCGCCTGGCAGCGCACCGCGCTCGCCGCGGGAGCCGTCACGCTGATCCTGATACACAACGCCTCCCGCTCGGGGTGGGGAGCGTTCACCATCCCGGCGGCGATCTTGGGCACGGCGGCAGCGCTGCTGGCCATCGGCGGCACCATCCGGGAACGCGCGTTCGAACGCGGCGACACCACCTCACCGTCGAGGGCCACCCTTCCCGCGCTCGTCGCCTTGCTCATCACCGCGGCAGCCGTCGCCAGCTTCACCACCCTGTTGCTCTAG
- the shbA gene encoding RNA polymerase sigma factor ShbA, with protein MDSVVIATESIPTPTEQLPRQRDNPLRRPDIDRVVSEAVQGDSAAVRQLIALITPIITRYCRARLGLRDLAYVSADDVAQEICFAVLRALPNYQDRGGSFLFLVHAIASNKVSDAYRLLSRDHSEPTPEVPEPIVRDNEPERHALNTDLGHRLNQLLARLPSTQREILILRVVVGLSAAETAQALGLSPANVRTSQHRALTRLRALISLEGEF; from the coding sequence ATGGACAGTGTCGTTATCGCGACCGAAAGCATCCCCACCCCTACCGAGCAGTTGCCGCGGCAGCGCGACAATCCGCTGCGGCGGCCCGACATCGACCGTGTGGTCTCCGAGGCGGTACAGGGTGACTCCGCAGCTGTTCGTCAACTGATCGCCCTGATCACGCCGATCATCACGCGCTACTGCCGAGCCCGGCTCGGTCTGCGCGACCTTGCCTACGTCTCGGCCGACGACGTCGCGCAGGAGATCTGCTTCGCCGTACTGCGTGCCCTGCCCAACTACCAAGATCGTGGTGGGTCGTTCCTGTTCCTGGTGCACGCCATCGCGTCCAACAAGGTATCGGACGCATACCGGCTGCTCTCCCGTGACCACAGCGAGCCAACGCCAGAGGTACCCGAGCCGATCGTCAGGGACAACGAACCTGAGCGCCATGCGCTCAACACAGACCTTGGGCACCGGCTCAACCAGTTGCTGGCTCGGCTGCCATCGACCCAGCGCGAGATCCTCATCCTGCGCGTGGTGGTCGGGTTGTCCGCGGCGGAGACGGCGCAGGCACTTGGCCTTTCCCCTGCCAACGTGCGCACCTCCCAGCACAGGGCACTGACCCGGCTGCGGGCACTGATCAGCCTGGAAGGCGAGTTCTGA
- a CDS encoding ANTAR domain-containing protein, whose amino-acid sequence MGHTTEDRQFAGEDDLRSQVARLQDELTGLRRALRTRATIEQAMGVLVVAHRCSPQQAFRVLVRLSQQHNIKLHRIAQVLVRLASRVEPAQIEPLLRRAVDTGSVPVEAALTTSDPEPGTDQIVLDLARRLVDAKETDEIERTITALYELLVERGWVPPYDVLASLTVEA is encoded by the coding sequence GTGGGCCACACCACGGAAGACCGGCAGTTCGCTGGGGAGGACGACCTGCGTAGCCAGGTGGCGCGCCTGCAGGACGAGCTCACCGGGCTGCGTCGAGCACTGCGCACCCGGGCGACCATCGAACAGGCGATGGGAGTACTCGTCGTCGCGCACCGCTGCTCACCGCAACAAGCTTTCCGTGTGCTTGTCCGGCTGTCGCAGCAGCACAACATCAAACTGCACCGAATCGCGCAGGTGCTCGTGCGGCTGGCCTCCCGGGTCGAACCCGCACAGATCGAACCTCTGCTGCGCCGCGCGGTGGACACCGGCTCGGTGCCGGTGGAGGCGGCGCTGACCACCTCCGACCCCGAACCCGGCACCGACCAGATCGTGCTCGACCTCGCCCGCAGACTCGTCGACGCCAAGGAGACCGACGAGATCGAGCGAACGATCACCGCCCTGTACGAACTGCTGGTGGAACGGGGGTGGGTTCCCCCCTACGACGTGCTGGCCAGCCTGACCGTCGAGGCCTAG
- a CDS encoding TIGR03557 family F420-dependent LLM class oxidoreductase yields the protein MRFGYTLLTEQAGPRELVGHASAAEQAGFDFEVMSDHHSPWLDSQGHSPYAWSVLGAVAQVTDRVELATFVTCPTMRYHPAVVAQKAATVQLLSDGRFLLGLGAGENLNEHIVGNGWPPVNVRHEMLGEAVRIIHSLFDGGYTNFSGDHYRVDSAKLWDLPPVRPAIGVAVSGEQSVRRFAPMADAMIAVQPQSQLCRGWDARRADAGEEPSRKIAQLPVCWDNDRAAAVDRAHAQFRWFGSGWKVNAELPGTAAFAGATQFVTKDDVAAAIPCGSDVERVVQSARPFWEAGFTDLALVQIGGQHQDEFLDAAKRSVLPALREAAPRN from the coding sequence GTGCGTTTCGGATACACGCTGCTCACCGAGCAGGCAGGCCCGCGTGAGCTGGTGGGGCACGCGTCGGCGGCCGAGCAGGCCGGTTTCGACTTCGAGGTGATGAGCGATCATCACTCGCCGTGGCTGGACTCGCAGGGCCACTCACCCTACGCATGGAGCGTGCTGGGAGCGGTGGCGCAGGTGACCGACCGGGTGGAGCTGGCGACGTTCGTGACGTGTCCGACGATGCGTTACCACCCGGCCGTCGTGGCACAGAAGGCGGCGACGGTCCAGTTGCTGTCGGACGGCAGATTCCTGCTCGGCCTCGGAGCGGGGGAAAACCTCAACGAACACATCGTCGGGAACGGGTGGCCGCCGGTGAACGTGCGACACGAGATGCTCGGCGAGGCGGTGCGGATCATCCACTCACTGTTCGACGGCGGCTACACCAACTTCTCCGGCGATCACTACCGCGTGGACTCGGCCAAACTGTGGGATCTGCCGCCGGTGCGGCCTGCAATCGGGGTGGCGGTTTCCGGCGAGCAGTCGGTGCGCCGGTTCGCCCCGATGGCCGACGCGATGATCGCGGTACAGCCGCAGTCGCAGCTGTGCCGTGGTTGGGACGCCCGGCGGGCGGACGCGGGCGAGGAGCCGAGCCGCAAGATCGCGCAGTTGCCGGTGTGCTGGGACAACGACAGGGCGGCCGCCGTGGACAGGGCCCATGCGCAGTTCAGGTGGTTCGGCAGCGGCTGGAAAGTCAACGCCGAACTGCCGGGCACGGCGGCGTTCGCGGGTGCCACCCAGTTCGTGACGAAGGACGACGTGGCTGCGGCCATCCCGTGCGGTTCCGACGTGGAGCGGGTGGTCCAGTCCGCTCGGCCGTTCTGGGAGGCGGGGTTCACGGATCTGGCGCTCGTGCAGATCGGTGGACAGCACCAGGACGAGTTCCTCGATGCCGCCAAGCGCAGTGTGCTGCCCGCGCTGCGGGAGGCGGCACCGAGGAACTAG
- a CDS encoding WhiB family transcriptional regulator, producing MADTSRLPTPVAEVWEWQRHGNCRNLDSSVFFHPDGERGFARADRVARAKEICRTCPVIVQCRHHALTVQEPFGVWGGLDETERRDAIARRKKLQPTAS from the coding sequence ATGGCGGACACGTCCCGCCTGCCCACTCCTGTCGCCGAGGTCTGGGAGTGGCAGCGACACGGCAACTGCCGCAACCTCGACAGCTCCGTGTTCTTCCACCCGGACGGGGAACGTGGGTTCGCCCGTGCCGACAGGGTGGCACGGGCCAAGGAAATCTGCCGCACGTGCCCGGTGATCGTGCAGTGCAGGCACCATGCGCTGACCGTTCAGGAGCCGTTCGGGGTCTGGGGAGGCCTTGACGAGACCGAGCGCAGGGACGCGATCGCAAGGCGCAAGAAGCTGCAGCCCACCGCGAGCTGA
- a CDS encoding sodium:calcium antiporter — protein MNVINSTWPVAPSVVVLAVAAAVIGIFGVRLARVVDRLADHTGLGEAIAGMVLLAGSTSLAGLVVSILAATSSNASLAMSNSAGGIAVQTAFIVVADLAYRRANLEHAAASLANVFSSLVLIVMLAIVLLGTTSPDWAPLGVHPATVLLVLCYLYGLALTRKVGQDPMWRPTRTSATHEDTPDQADSTERLPVLWAKFAALAGVMLVAGFGVGRAGVSLSEHGALSGTAVGTLLTSVSTSLPELVTTLAAVRAGALTLAVAGIVGGNTFDLLFIAAADIAYPGGSLYHALTRTDEFVLAWTMLLVGIIAAGLIRRQRGGIGFEGIAVLLTYVAGVVVVSIG, from the coding sequence GTGAACGTGATCAACAGCACCTGGCCGGTCGCCCCGTCGGTCGTTGTCCTCGCCGTCGCCGCCGCCGTCATCGGGATCTTCGGCGTGCGGCTGGCGAGAGTTGTCGACCGCCTCGCCGACCACACCGGCCTCGGTGAGGCGATAGCGGGCATGGTGCTGCTCGCCGGATCTACCTCGCTGGCGGGACTGGTGGTGAGCATCCTCGCCGCGACATCGAGCAACGCCAGCCTCGCCATGAGCAACTCGGCGGGCGGCATCGCCGTCCAAACGGCGTTCATCGTGGTGGCTGACCTGGCCTACCGCAGGGCGAACCTGGAACACGCCGCCGCCTCACTCGCGAACGTGTTCAGCAGCCTTGTGCTGATCGTGATGCTGGCGATCGTGCTGCTCGGTACCACCTCCCCGGACTGGGCACCGCTGGGCGTGCACCCGGCGACCGTGCTACTGGTGCTGTGCTACCTCTACGGCCTTGCGCTGACCCGCAAGGTCGGCCAGGACCCGATGTGGCGCCCCACTCGAACATCGGCGACCCACGAGGACACGCCGGACCAGGCGGACTCGACCGAACGACTTCCCGTGCTGTGGGCCAAGTTCGCGGCGCTGGCCGGGGTGATGCTGGTCGCGGGCTTCGGCGTAGGGCGGGCCGGGGTGTCGCTCAGCGAGCACGGCGCGCTGTCAGGAACCGCGGTGGGGACGCTGTTGACCAGCGTGTCCACCTCACTGCCGGAGCTGGTCACCACCCTGGCGGCGGTGCGGGCGGGTGCGCTCACTCTGGCTGTGGCGGGCATCGTCGGTGGCAACACGTTCGACCTGCTGTTCATCGCCGCCGCCGACATCGCCTATCCCGGCGGCTCGCTGTACCACGCCCTCACGCGCACGGACGAGTTCGTGCTGGCGTGGACGATGCTGCTGGTCGGGATCATCGCGGCCGGGCTCATTCGGCGGCAGCGAGGCGGGATCGGGTTCGAGGGGATCGCCGTCCTGCTGACCTACGTCGCGGGGGTCGTGGTGGTGTCCATCGGCTGA
- a CDS encoding flavin-containing monooxygenase, which produces MDGVATGVVIIGSGFSGLGMAIRLKQAGRHDFVILEKADDLGGTWRDNTYPGCACDIRSHMYSFSFAQNPDWSRSFSEQPEIWRYLRRLADDHGVAEHIRFGVEVTGARWDDDACRWRLRTAGGEEFSGTFLVDGTGALHVPNVPALPGLQDFAGTTFHSSRWKHDYPLDGKRVAVVGTGASAVQFVPKIAPRVARLDVYQRTPPWVLPRPEGEIPQRRKRLFRRFPATLAAYRAALYWLNESFAVGFNGRPGLLQLGERLAKRHIERQIPDPRLRRKVTPDYTLGCKRVLGSNTYYPTLTRDNVELVTTGISRVSASGIVDGDGVEREVDAIIFGTGFKVTEALEHLDVRGSNGRDLATLWRSQGIQTHLGITVAGFPNLFLLLGPNTGLGHNSVVFMIESQIRYVAEAIRLTGLRGAAAIEVRERAQRRFNSQIQRQLARGVWSTGGCRSWYLDSRGVNRTIWPGFTWRYWLRTRRVDPGDFHFHTSGAARVPQPMDTTTTPAT; this is translated from the coding sequence ATGGACGGTGTGGCGACCGGAGTGGTGATCATCGGCTCGGGGTTCTCCGGCCTCGGCATGGCCATCCGGCTGAAACAGGCGGGCAGGCACGACTTCGTGATCCTGGAGAAGGCCGACGACCTCGGCGGGACCTGGCGGGACAACACCTATCCCGGCTGTGCCTGCGACATCCGTTCGCACATGTACTCGTTCTCCTTCGCGCAGAACCCGGACTGGAGCCGATCGTTCTCCGAACAACCGGAAATCTGGCGATACCTGCGCAGGCTCGCCGACGACCACGGCGTCGCCGAGCACATCCGGTTCGGAGTCGAGGTCACCGGCGCCCGCTGGGACGACGATGCCTGCCGCTGGCGACTGCGCACCGCCGGTGGCGAGGAGTTCAGCGGCACCTTCCTCGTCGACGGCACGGGCGCGCTGCACGTACCGAACGTCCCCGCGCTACCCGGCCTCCAGGACTTCGCGGGCACCACGTTCCACTCCTCCCGCTGGAAACACGACTACCCGCTCGACGGCAAGCGGGTGGCGGTGGTGGGCACCGGTGCCAGCGCCGTGCAGTTCGTGCCCAAGATCGCGCCCCGCGTGGCACGGCTGGACGTGTACCAGCGAACGCCGCCGTGGGTGTTACCGAGGCCGGAGGGCGAGATTCCGCAGCGTCGCAAGCGGCTGTTCCGTCGCTTCCCGGCCACCCTGGCGGCATACCGTGCGGCGCTGTACTGGCTCAACGAGAGCTTCGCCGTGGGGTTCAACGGCCGTCCCGGCTTGTTGCAACTCGGTGAGCGGTTGGCGAAACGGCACATCGAGCGGCAGATCCCAGACCCGCGGCTGCGACGGAAGGTGACGCCCGACTACACCCTCGGCTGCAAGCGGGTGTTGGGCTCCAACACCTACTACCCCACGCTCACCCGGGACAACGTCGAGCTTGTCACGACGGGTATCAGCCGGGTCAGCGCTTCCGGAATCGTGGACGGCGACGGTGTCGAGCGAGAGGTCGACGCGATCATCTTCGGCACGGGCTTCAAGGTCACCGAGGCGCTGGAGCACCTCGACGTACGGGGCAGCAACGGCCGCGACCTGGCGACGTTGTGGCGTTCGCAGGGCATCCAGACCCACCTCGGGATCACCGTGGCGGGCTTCCCCAACCTGTTCCTGCTGCTGGGACCCAACACCGGGCTCGGGCACAACTCGGTCGTGTTCATGATCGAATCGCAGATCCGCTACGTGGCGGAGGCCATCCGGCTCACGGGGCTGCGCGGAGCCGCCGCCATCGAGGTACGTGAGCGAGCGCAGCGCCGGTTCAACAGCCAGATCCAGCGCCAGCTCGCCAGGGGCGTGTGGTCGACGGGCGGGTGCCGCAGCTGGTACCTCGACTCCCGAGGTGTCAACCGCACCATCTGGCCCGGTTTCACCTGGCGGTACTGGCTGCGCACCCGCCGCGTGGACCCCGGCGACTTCCACTTCCACACATCAGGGGCGGCGCGCGTTCCTCAGCCGATGGACACCACCACGACCCCCGCGACGTAG
- a CDS encoding TetR/AcrR family transcriptional regulator, with the protein MAEGVNRRDGRAERWRDHRAARRAAFVDAAFRALDEHGPDAGMAHLASAAGVSKPRLYRHFADKADLVAAVAERVVSLVWCRLEPALREPAPPRVRVREGVRAYLGVVAEHPNVFRFLCRHRYAEQASRDRRVAATVIATMLSDQLDGFGIESEGVRPWAHGLVGAVEAAGSWWLDHPGMDIEQVTDYITTLVWGALEAALREEGVPPGGGFHGTGNTPQPARGRQAHGSRS; encoded by the coding sequence GTGGCAGAAGGTGTCAACCGCCGGGACGGTCGAGCGGAACGGTGGCGCGACCACCGCGCGGCCCGTCGTGCTGCCTTCGTCGATGCCGCGTTCCGCGCGCTGGACGAGCACGGCCCCGACGCCGGAATGGCACACCTCGCCAGCGCGGCCGGGGTGTCGAAGCCACGGCTGTATCGCCACTTCGCGGACAAGGCCGACCTCGTCGCCGCCGTGGCCGAGCGGGTCGTGTCGCTGGTGTGGTGCCGCCTCGAGCCCGCACTGCGAGAACCGGCGCCACCACGCGTGCGGGTACGCGAGGGGGTTCGCGCCTATCTCGGCGTCGTCGCGGAGCACCCCAACGTCTTCCGCTTCCTGTGCCGCCACCGCTACGCCGAGCAGGCCTCCAGGGACCGCCGGGTCGCCGCCACGGTGATCGCCACGATGCTCTCCGACCAACTGGACGGCTTCGGTATCGAGTCGGAGGGCGTGCGGCCGTGGGCACACGGCCTCGTCGGCGCGGTGGAGGCGGCGGGCAGCTGGTGGCTCGACCATCCCGGGATGGACATCGAGCAGGTCACCGACTACATCACCACGCTCGTGTGGGGCGCGCTGGAAGCCGCGCTACGGGAGGAAGGGGTGCCGCCCGGCGGCGGGTTCCACGGCACCGGCAACACACCGCAACCGGCGAGAGGAAGGCAGGCGCATGGCAGCCGATCGTGA
- a CDS encoding saccharopine dehydrogenase family protein, producing the protein MAADREHDLVLFGGTGFTGTLTAEYLARHAPEECRWALAGRNRGKLEALRDRLASINPRCASLALLHADVTEPKSLAEVAASARVVATTVGPYLHYGEPLVAACAREGTDYVDLTGEPEFVDRMYLAHHETARESGARLVHACGFDSVPHDLGVYFTVRQLPAGVPLTVEGQVRARAEFSGGTYSSALTAFSRARQMARTARQRRAIEPRAEGRRVHLPSWPPSRDSDTGNWLVPLPTIDPSVVGRSAAALDRYGPDFTYRHYAAVKRLPTVIAAGLGLGTLALLAQVPPARRTLAGLRKPGEGPSQHKRSRSWFSVRFVGEGGGKRVVTEFAGGDPGYDETAKMLAESALCLAFDDLPDTSGQVTTAVAMGDALLDRLTAAGMTVRVVSR; encoded by the coding sequence ATGGCAGCCGATCGTGAACACGACCTGGTGTTGTTCGGGGGCACGGGCTTCACCGGCACGCTGACGGCGGAGTACCTGGCGCGCCACGCACCCGAGGAATGCCGGTGGGCGCTGGCCGGCCGCAACCGGGGCAAGCTCGAGGCGCTGCGCGACCGGCTCGCCTCGATCAACCCCCGGTGTGCCTCGCTTGCGCTGCTGCACGCAGACGTCACCGAACCGAAGTCGCTGGCCGAAGTGGCCGCGTCCGCCCGGGTCGTGGCCACCACGGTTGGCCCGTACCTGCACTACGGCGAACCGCTGGTGGCCGCGTGCGCACGGGAGGGCACCGACTACGTCGACCTCACCGGCGAACCCGAGTTCGTCGACCGCATGTACCTGGCCCACCACGAAACCGCACGCGAAAGCGGCGCTCGCCTGGTACACGCGTGCGGCTTCGACTCGGTACCGCACGATCTCGGCGTGTACTTCACCGTGCGGCAGTTGCCCGCGGGCGTGCCGCTGACCGTGGAAGGTCAGGTGCGGGCGCGCGCCGAGTTCTCAGGCGGGACCTACTCCTCAGCGCTCACCGCGTTCTCCCGCGCTCGGCAGATGGCGCGAACGGCAAGGCAGCGCAGGGCGATCGAGCCACGCGCCGAAGGCAGGCGGGTCCACCTGCCCAGTTGGCCGCCGAGCAGGGACAGCGACACCGGCAACTGGCTGGTTCCGCTGCCGACGATCGACCCGAGCGTCGTCGGCCGCTCCGCCGCCGCGCTCGATCGCTACGGCCCCGACTTCACCTATCGGCATTACGCGGCGGTGAAGCGGCTGCCTACGGTCATAGCGGCGGGGCTGGGACTCGGGACGCTCGCGCTGCTGGCGCAGGTGCCGCCCGCTCGCCGGACGCTGGCAGGGCTGCGCAAGCCCGGCGAGGGGCCCAGCCAGCACAAACGGTCGCGGTCGTGGTTCAGCGTGCGCTTCGTCGGCGAAGGCGGCGGTAAGCGCGTCGTCACCGAGTTCGCGGGTGGTGATCCCGGTTACGACGAGACGGCGAAGATGCTCGCCGAGTCGGCGCTGTGCCTGGCCTTCGACGACCTGCCCGACACCTCCGGCCAGGTCACCACCGCGGTGGCGATGGGCGACGCGCTGCTGGATCGCCTCACGGCCGCGGGCATGACGGTAAGGGTGGTCAGCCGGTAG